AAACACATTTCGACAAGGGGTCTCGAATAAGCGAGGCTCTCCGTTCCTGTATGGCCCTCCGCCTCCGCTCTCCGAAATCGAATCAATTTGTCTCAGTGGCCTCTCGGTATTCATACCGTGTCCCATCACGTGGCCCACTTTCGGATTTAAACGTCAGTCACATGTATCGGCCGGGATTCGCGATGAAAAAATAGCGAAAGAGGGTCGCGGTGaccaacggcgcggcgcggcgcggcgttccgaATTCGCCCGCGATCGCTACCAAGACGAAATACTTTCATTTCTCCGTTTCTCGGTCGGTTGTGCAGAGAGCTCGTAGAAATTGTGTAAAGTTCACAATTCGCCCCACCCTATCTTATTCAGGACAGCAAACACGAAACCATTTTCAAACAAAGATCCCCATTCGCGCAGTATGCACGGAATATAGAAAAACTTGGAAACTCCATAGAATCTTTTCGTTCAAACTTCTGGACACCAAACTGCACTTTCGTATGCACCGGTGCAGGTCTTCAGGGTCACAACGTAACGAGTACCAGCGCGACCATCTGTTCGAGCAATCCCACAATCATGGCTCGAGCAGCATACGGCGTGCTTTCCCagggcttcttcttcttcttccccgAAAAAACCCACCCTCGAAAGCCTGATCAGTCGATCCTCCTTTTTGCACTTTCCCCTTGTTCCCTTTTTTTCTGGGCTTCCAGCGACTAAAGCATCTCGTCCCGGATTCTACCGAACTTCTCGTTGTTGCCTGTACAAAAAAGTGATCCTGGAACGATGGCACAATGATTTCATGTACATACGATAGTGTTACATGCAAACAAAGTCGAATAGAAACAATGTAGAAAAATGTCATACCTCCTTTTTGGACCTGTTTC
The sequence above is drawn from the Lasioglossum baleicum chromosome 8, iyLasBale1, whole genome shotgun sequence genome and encodes:
- the LOC143211590 gene encoding uncharacterized protein LOC143211590 isoform X1, with amino-acid sequence MTLTQLLTPPCPTSRFKPEGHGESSRRLGQTDKRTASRAAGGTTQHGKSLDTTLVSQATTRSSVESGTRCFSRWKPRKKGNKGKVQKGGSTDQAFEGGFFRGRRRRSPGKARRMLLEP